In Silene latifolia isolate original U9 population chromosome X, ASM4854445v1, whole genome shotgun sequence, the following proteins share a genomic window:
- the LOC141620075 gene encoding uncharacterized protein LOC141620075, producing the protein MELKGRFDHQKSVILPRARYEWMHLRLQDFKSVIEYNSALFQIVSRLKLCGETITESDLLEKTYSTFHASNLVLQQQYRERQFKKYSELISCLLVAEQNNELLMQNHQTHPTGSAPIPIIEANATLAEKGGKRHEHGLGPKKFINKKKAGSSSYQKKGKKNETICHRCGSQGHWANVCRTPKHLVDLYKGFDPSKKC; encoded by the coding sequence ATGGAACTAAAAGGCCGTTTTGACCATCAAAAATCGGTTATCCTTCCACGTGCAAGGTACGAATGGATGCATCTTCGTCTACAAGATTTCAAAAGTGTCATTGAATATAATTCAGCACTTTTCCAGATTGTTTCTCGTTTGAAATTATGCGGAGAAACTATCACTGAATCTGACCTTTTGGAGAAAACTTATTCAACCTTTCATGCTTCAAACTTGGTTCTCCAACAACAATATAGAGAGCGTCAGTTCAAAAAGTATTCTGAGCTCATCTCTTGTCTATTAGTTGCTGAACAGAACAATGAGTTACTAATGCAAAATCACCAAACTCATCCCACAGGCTCAGCGCCTATTCCTATTATTGAAGCAAATGCTACTCTTGCTGAAAAAGGTGGGAAAAGGCATGAACATGGGTTAGGCCCTAAAAAATTCATTAACAAAAAGAAGGCTGGCTCTAGTTCTTATCAAAAGAAGGGGAAGAAAAATGAAACTATATGTCATCGATGTGGCTCACAAGGACATTGGGCAAATGTTTGCCGTACTCCAAAACATCTTGTTGATCTCTATAAAGGCTTCGATCCAAGCAAAAAATGTTGA